The Dissulfurirhabdus thermomarina DNA window GCCCTTGGGGCCGAGGGTCACCTTCACCGCGTTGGCAAGGGCGTTGACGCCCCGGCGAAGCGCGTCGCGAGCCTTTGCATCGTACTTGATTTCCTTGGCAGCCATATCTTTGAACCTCCGCTCAAAAGTGCTCTGTTGGGCGATGGGCGGGCATCACAGGCCCGGCAGGCCCGGAAACCCCGCCGCGCGCGTCAGCGATCAGCCCTCGATGATGCCGAGGACGTCGTCCTCCCGCATCATGAGGTAATCCTCTCCTTCGATCTTGATCTCCGTCCCGGCGTACTTGCCGAAGAGCACCCGGTCCCCCTCCTTGACGTCGAGGGGCCGGAGTTCGCCGTTCTCCATGAGCTTGCCGTTGCCCACGGCGATCACCTTGCCCTCGATGGGCTTCTCCTTGGCGGTGTCGGGGATGATGATCCCGCCCTTGGTTTTCTCCTCCTCCTCCAAGCGCTTGACGAGGATACGGTCGTGCAATGGACGAATCTTCATGATGCCTGCTCCTCCTTTTCCCGGTGACCCTTTCCGGTGACGCGGCGCGCCGCCCGGCCCCGTCCCGCGGTGCCCGGGCTTCCCGGCCGGAGCCGGCCTCGGCGGCGACGCCGAATCCCGTGGAGCCACCCGTTGTACTGTGCTGGATGGCGTATCGCTGTCGTGAAGACCGAGGGGGCCAGCGGCCACCCCCGGGGCCGGCCCGGTGGAACGCCCCGGATTTGTTAGCAGCCGGCCAAGGCGAGTGCTAATATAAACACGCGCCTCCCGAATGCAAGACCCCGGCGAGAAAAAATTTACCGCGGCTCCCGGAAGAGGAAATGGAAGGCCATCAGGGCGGCCCCCACGGTGATGGCGGAGTCGGCCGCGTTGAAGGCCGGCCAGTGGTAGGCGCCCAGGTGAAAGTCCAGGAAGTCCACCACGGCCCCGTACCGGAGGCGGTCCACCATGTTGCCCGCGGCGCCGCCGGCCACCAGGGCGGCCCCGTAGAGGAGGGGGGCGGAGCGGCCGGGCCGCCGGCCGAGCACCGCCGCCATTGCGGCCAGGGCCGCCACGGCCACGGCCAGGAGGAAGAGGCGCCGCCAGGCGCCGCCGCCCGCCAGCAGGCCGAAGGCGACCCCGGTGTTGAACACCAGGGTGAGGTTGAAGAGGCCGGGCACCACCGGCCGAACCTCGTAGAGCCCGAAGCCGTGGAGCACCAGCCACTTGGTCGCCTGGTCGACGACCACGACCGCCGCCGCCACCGCGGCGAAGGCGCCGTAGGCACGGGCGGCGGAGGTCATCGCCCGGCCTCCTCCTCTGCCCGGGTGGCGTTCCTTTCGCCCGGCGGGACAAGCTTCCGGCGGAGGGGGCTGCCGGCCGGCAGCAACGCCAGGGCCCGGTCCCGGTGGTAGGCGGCGGCCCGGGCGTCCCCGGACCGCAGGTAGTGAAGGTAGAAGTGGTAGTGGGCCTCCCCCGTTCGGCCCGCCGCCGCCAGGGCCCGGCCGAGCTGGAAATCGAGCCCGGGGGCCTCGGGCCAGTCCCCGGACAGGCGCCCGAGGAGGGGCAAGGCGGCCCCGGCGTTCCCGAGTTCCAGGAGGGTCCGCGCCAGGAGGAAGCGGGCGCCGTCGTCGCCGGGATGGGCCTCCAGGTAGGTTGTCAACACCTTGCGGGCCTCCGCGTAACGGCCCGCAGTGAAGAGAGCCCGCCCCAGGTCGGCGCGAAACCGCGGGCGGGCATCGCCCTCCTGCTCGGCCAGCTCCCGGAAGAGCGCCAGGGCCGCGTCGTAGTCCCGCGCGGCGAGCAGCGCCTCGGCCAGGCCGAACCGGAGGAGGCTGTCTTTCGGGGTGGCCGCCAGCTCGCGCCGGTACCGCTCCACCAGGACCCGCGGATCCGAGGTGAGGACCCGGAGCCGGACCTGGACCCGCCGGAGCTCGAAGTTGTCCTGCGGCACCCGCTGGGGGCAGGGCCGGTAGGCCCGCTGGTGCTCCAGGTAGGTCACCCGCTCGGCGGCCCCGGGATGGGTGGAGAGGTAGCTCGGGATCCGGTCGGAGCCCAGCCAGCGGTGACGCTGCATCTTCTTCAGGACGGCGATCAGCCCCCCGGGGTCGTAGCCGGCCTTGCAGATCCAGGCGTAGCCGCGTCGGTCCGCCTCCTCCTCGTCCGCCCGGCTGTACTTCAGGGCGATGGAGGCGTTGAGCGCCCCGGAGGTGGCGAGGATGGCGCTGCCGGCCTTGGGGCTGCCGAGGAAGATCCCGGCGATGGCCATGGCCGCCGTGGCCAGGTTGACCCGCTGCATCCGCTCCATCCGCCGCGCCACGTGGCGGCCCTCCACGTGCCCGATCTCGTGGGCGATGACACAGAGGAGCTCGTCCTCGTTGTCCACGGCCTCGATCAGCCCGCTGTGGACGAAGACCAGCCCGCCGGGCATGGCGAAGGCGTTGAGGGCCGCGTCCTGGATCACGAAGAAGCGGTAGTCGAAGAAGCTGGTCCCCACCTGGGCCAGCACCTTGCGGCCCACGCCCCGGACGTAACCCACCACCTCCGGGTCCTCGACGAGTTGGGCCTGCTCCTTCACCATCCGGAGCAGGCGGGCGCCGAGCTCCTTCTCCTCCTCCACCGACATCATGGCCCGGGCCGGCCGGGGTGCGGCCAGCAGCGGCAGCAGGAGGGCCGCGGCGAGCCCCGCGGCCGCCGCCCGAAGGCGGCGCCGGGGAGACGGGGCGGCCGGGTATGTCGGGATACGGTTCTCCAAGCGGGCGTCGCGCCCGGCCCGGGCGGGCCCGGGCCGGGGCCTAGAAGCCGTAGCGGACGGCCAGGTAGAGGTTGCTGTTCCGGCGGAACTGGCCGAAGAAAGTATAATCGCTCCGCCCGAGGAAGACATTGGCCCCGATCTCGCCCGACCAGTTGTCGGTGAACTTGTAGTGGGCCTTCGGGCGGAGGTAGGCATCGTCGTCCGTGGGCGAGTAGAAGGCGAAGAAGGAGAGCTTGAGGTTCTGGTTCAGGAGGAGCTGGGTGAGCCGGAGGGTGAGGACCTGGCGGTTTCGCTCCCGGGGATGGAAGGTGGGCGGCAGGGACCGGCGGTAGGCCGAGTAGTCCAGCATGTGCTCCACGTAGAACTGGACGGCCGCCGTGAAGTCGCGGGCCAGCTCCCGCTCGTAGCCGGCAAGATAGCGCACCTCGCCGTTTCGGACGAAGGGGTCCCGGCCGTTTCGGTCTTCGCGGGAGTCGTAGTAGCCCGCCTCGAGGCTCACGATGCCCCCGAGGGCCGTCCCCCGGAGGCTGGCGCCGTAGACGGAAAGGCGCGGGTAGGTGGCCTTTCCGGTGACCGGGTCCTGGCCGCCCGGGCTCTTCCAGTAGCCGGCGTAACCGTAGAGGGCCGCCTCGTAGCCGCGGATCGTCCGGTAGAGCCGCCCGGCGAACTCGGCGTCCCGGAACCAGTCGTCCGGCTGGTCCGCCCGGACGACGGCGTCCCGGCCGGCGAGCCTTCCGAGCCCGTCGTTCCAGTAGGAGATCCGCTCCCCGGAGATGAAGCGGTCGGCGTCGAAGCGGGGCGTGTAGACCAGGTCCAGGTTGAAGAGGTCCAGGAAGATGCTGGCCTTGGCCGCGTCGGACGGGGCCTTGAGGTACTCGTCGTCGCGGCCGATGAAGAAGGACTTCCAGTCCTTCGGGAAGAGGTCGTTGATGAAGATGAGGTCCCCGGTGCCCCAGGTGAGGATCTGGCGCCCCACCTTGAGGTCCATGAAGTCGGAGGGATAGAGGAGGACGTTGGCCTCCCGGAGGTCGATCCAGCCGGAGCCCTCCTCGAGGTCCACCCCGTGGCGGTCGAGGACGCCGTCGTAGAGGAAATCGGACCGCACCCGCACCGTCCCGTAGGCGAAGTCCTTGGCGGCGTCCAGCTGGAGCCGCGTCTCCATGATGGAGGCGCTCTTTTCGTCCCCGTCGCCCCGGGTCCGGTAGCCGCCCCGGGCCTCCCAGAAGCCGTGGAGGTCCACCGCCGCCGCCCGGGGCGACGGCACGCCGGCCAAGAGGCCCGCCAAGAGGAGGCAGGCCGCGACGACCGCCCGTCTCATCTCCGGGCCTCCCGAGGGGGCCGGCGGAGATAGCGCTCCGTGAAGATCCGGTCGCTCAGGCCGATATCGTACTTTATCTCGCTGAACTCCAGGGTGGTGACGCTGCCGGTCTCGAGGTTCGAGACCCGCGACTTCACCACCGTGGGATACCCCTGGATGGTCCGGATCTCCAGGGCCTCGATGACCCGGTACTTCTTGCCGGCACGGTCGTAGTACTCGGCCCGCACCGGCAGGAAGGTCGCCCGGTCCACCCAGACCTTGTAATAGCCGAACTCCACGGAGGCGGGATCCTTCGGGGTGTTCTTGAGGACGTAGTAGCGGTCGGTGGTCTCCACGAGCTCGTGCTCGTCCTCGGTGATGCTCCGGCCGGAGACGTCCTCGTAGAGGAAATCGGAGCCCACGAAGCTCGACCGCTTGTCGGTGGCGGCGATGCGCTT harbors:
- the groES gene encoding co-chaperone GroES — translated: MKIRPLHDRILVKRLEEEEKTKGGIIIPDTAKEKPIEGKVIAVGNGKLMENGELRPLDVKEGDRVLFGKYAGTEIKIEGEDYLMMREDDVLGIIEG
- the lspA gene encoding signal peptidase II; translation: MTSAARAYGAFAAVAAAVVVVDQATKWLVLHGFGLYEVRPVVPGLFNLTLVFNTGVAFGLLAGGGAWRRLFLLAVAVAALAAMAAVLGRRPGRSAPLLYGAALVAGGAAGNMVDRLRYGAVVDFLDFHLGAYHWPAFNAADSAITVGAALMAFHFLFREPR
- a CDS encoding M48 family metallopeptidase, producing the protein MENRIPTYPAAPSPRRRLRAAAAGLAAALLLPLLAAPRPARAMMSVEEEKELGARLLRMVKEQAQLVEDPEVVGYVRGVGRKVLAQVGTSFFDYRFFVIQDAALNAFAMPGGLVFVHSGLIEAVDNEDELLCVIAHEIGHVEGRHVARRMERMQRVNLATAAMAIAGIFLGSPKAGSAILATSGALNASIALKYSRADEEEADRRGYAWICKAGYDPGGLIAVLKKMQRHRWLGSDRIPSYLSTHPGAAERVTYLEHQRAYRPCPQRVPQDNFELRRVQVRLRVLTSDPRVLVERYRRELAATPKDSLLRFGLAEALLAARDYDAALALFRELAEQEGDARPRFRADLGRALFTAGRYAEARKVLTTYLEAHPGDDGARFLLARTLLELGNAGAALPLLGRLSGDWPEAPGLDFQLGRALAAAGRTGEAHYHFYLHYLRSGDARAAAYHRDRALALLPAGSPLRRKLVPPGERNATRAEEEAGR
- a CDS encoding outer membrane lipoprotein-sorting protein, producing the protein MKTQGKMLGILAVATWILWAAGPAGAAGPSVSEIVEKANLMAYYQGRDGKARVQMTIVDSQGRKRERNFVILRKDKEDGGDQYYYVYFHRPSDVRKMIFMVWKHPGKDDDRWLYLPALDLVKRIAATDKRSSFVGSDFLYEDVSGRSITEDEHELVETTDRYYVLKNTPKDPASVEFGYYKVWVDRATFLPVRAEYYDRAGKKYRVIEALEIRTIQGYPTVVKSRVSNLETGSVTTLEFSEIKYDIGLSDRIFTERYLRRPPREARR